Proteins from a single region of Punica granatum isolate Tunisia-2019 chromosome 8, ASM765513v2, whole genome shotgun sequence:
- the LOC116188678 gene encoding RNA polymerase-associated protein LEO1-like, with protein GNGYGGGGGGGEEAYADAGADIRGRIGGEGDGGGPEEVLRSIFESKNLGRVEGVAIVRTKGRSFACCYFVPSSSASLSKLFSTYNGCVWKGGRLKLEKAKGHFLLRLEREWEGDAAMSSLLNDASGADEVPEQPQKPKKSFNPESEIRIFFPRLSKAGLIAEFTGYVVLVLLEEQEKYSFQRVEALPYRKHFCNCEEHSGPSSLPSIEQRIPKAEALDGGIDAMEFDLMRSVMNKLFEKEMGSETMRDEKKLAKQEVMKGMDIDEPQQEDAVEEDSGEDEDGLIINIVRSSRSTRPKMNKIEDEISIPKQRNQKISLRLEEEIQRDQEESGDHEDEESDERNDEESDEHDDEESTEHDDEESDEHDDEESDGRGSLDSEDPEFDKHSDVDDSVDGEDHESDKRNVCVEADLKESNTVLGSNSGRGAVWLHKSSWTQLVADSQNQSFSLSRILSSDRNEETQDYRDDTAVTNKKQQGNEPSNALVNGKEEAPITSSLGEESKNLILQSSMESNPGTSHKREKKGVATSEKVPLCIGEECLFMKSFASLRDRANSKAALTGSRKRKKM; from the exons GGGAACGGCTATGGCGGAGGCGGCGGAGGAGGTGAGGAGGCATATGCCGATGCCGGTGCGGATATTCGTGGGAGGATTGGGGGAGAGGGTGACGGAGGAGGGCCTGAGGAGGTTCTTAGGAGCATCTTCGAGTCTAAGAACCTCGGGAGGGTAGAGGGAGTTGCCATCGTACGGACCAAAGGCCGCAGCTTCGCCTGCTGCTACTTCGTCCCTTCCTCCTCCGCTTCCCTCTCTAAGCTCTTCAGCACG TACAATGGGTGTGTTTGGAAGGGAGGACGGCTGAAACTCGAGAAGGCGAAAGGACACTTTCTTCTCCGCTTGGAACGCGAGTGGGAAGGAGATGCTGCAATGTCTAGTTTACTTAATGATGCTTCCGGTGCAGATGAAGTCCCGGAGCAGCCACAAAAGCCCAAGAAGTCTTTTAATCCCGAAAGTGAAATTCGGATATTCTTCCCCAGATTAAGTAAGGCAGGACTGATTGCAGAATTCACGGGTTATGTTGTGCTTGTACTACTGGAAGAACAGGAA AAATACAGCTTCCAGCGCGTCGAAGCTCTTCCGTACCGGAAGCATTTCTGCAACTGTGAAgagcattcgggtccatcatCCTTGCCCTCGATAGAGCAACGAATTCCTAAGGCTGAAGCGCTCGATGGTGGGATAgatgctatggagtttgatcTGATGAGGTCGGTCATGAACAAGCTGTTCGAGAAGGAAATGGGGTCAGAAACCATGCGGGACGAAAAGAAACTTGCCAAGCAAGAAGTTATGAAAGGCATGGACATTGATGAACCTCAGCAGGAAGATGCTGTGGAGGAAGACTCAGGGGAAGATGAGGATGGTCTTATTATCAACATTGTTAGGAGTTCGAGAAGTACCAGACCTAAGATGAATAAGATAGAAGACGAG ATATCAATACCAAAACA GAGAAACCAAAAGATCAGTCTGAGACTG GAAGAGGAAATACAGCGTGACCAAGAAGAATCTGGTGATCATGAGGATGAAGAATCTGACGAGCGTAATGATGAAGAATCTGATGAGCATGACGATGAAGAATCCACCGAGCATGACGATGAAGAATCCGATGAGCATGACGATGAAGAATCTGATGGGCGCGGTTCTTTGGACAGTGAGGATCCTGAGTTTGATAAACACTCTGATGTGGATGATTCTGTGGACGGTGAGGATCATGAGTCAGACAAACGGAACGTCTGTGTGGAAGCTGACTTGAAGGAATCAAATACGGTCTTGGGAAGTAATTCGGGAAGGGGCGCCGTGTGGCTTCATAAATCTTCATGGACTCAACTTGTGGCTGATAGTCAGAATCAGTCATTCAGTTTGTCGCGAATTTTGTCATCAGACAGGAATGAAGAGACGCAGGACTACCGAGATGATACTGCTGTTACCAACAAGAAGCAGCAGGGAAACGAACCTTCAAATGCCTTGGTCAATGGGAAGGAGGAAGCCCCAATCACATCATCCTTAGGAGAGGAGTCAAAGAATCTAATCTTGCAGAGTTCAATGGAATCTAATCCTGGAACCAGCCACAAACGTGAGAAGAAGGGAGTTGCAACTTCTGAAAAGGTGCCTCTTTGCATCGGTGAAGAATGCCTCTTCATGAAAAGCTTTGCCTCGTTGCGGGACAGGGCCAACAGTAAAGCAGCTCTTACTGGGTCTcgcaagaggaagaagatgtaG
- the LOC116188081 gene encoding transcriptional corepressor LEUNIG-like isoform X1, translating to MSQTNWEADKMLDVYIHDYLVKRDLKATAQAFQAEGKVSSDPVAIDAPGGFLFEWWSVFWDIFIARTNEKHSEVAASYIETQLIKAREQQQQQQQQQQQQPQPHNPQQHQLQMQQILMQRHAQQQQQQQQQQQQQQQQQQQQQQQHQQQPQPQQQPQQQQQQQPQQAQQQQQQRREGPGAAHLLNGSSNGMVGGDPLMRQSPGVNALATKMYEEKLKLPLQRDGLDDAAMKRFGDNVGQLMDPSHASILKSAAASGQPSGQVLHGTAGGMASQVQARTQQLPGPAPDIKPEINPVLNPRAAGPEGSLIGIPGSNQGGNNLTLKGWPLTGYDPLRSSLLQQQKPFIQSPQPFHQLQMLSPQHHQQLMLAQQSLTSPSGSDDNRRIKMLLNSRNMTLGKDGLPNSVGDMVANVGSPLQAAGGPLFHRGDPDMVLKLKMAQLQQQQQQQQQQQQQQQQLQSNSNIQQQLQQHGLTNQQPQGSNHNLHQQDKMGGAGSVVMDGSMSNSFRGNDQVSKNQTGRKRKQPVSSSGPANSTGTANTTGPSPSSAPSTPSTHTPGDVISMPALPHSGSSSKPLMMFSTDGPSTLTSPSNQLADMDRFVEDGSLDDNVESFLSHDDIDPRDTVGRCMDVSKGFTFTEVNTVRASTSKVVCCHFSSDGKLLASGGHDKKAVLWYTDTLKPKTTLDEHASMITDVRFSPSMPRLATSSFDKTVRVWDADNPGYSLRTFMGHNATVMSLDFHPNKDDLICSCDGDGEIRYWSINNGSCARVFKGGMAQMRFQPRLGRYLAAAAENVVSILDAETQACRQTLQGHTKPIHSVCWDSTGDLLASVSEDSVRVWTLGSGSEGDCVHELSCNGNKFHSCVFHPTCPSLLVIGCYQSLELWNMSENKTMSLPAHDGLIAALAVSNVTGLVASASHDKSVKLWK from the exons GTTAGATGTGTATATCCACGATTATTTGGTGAAGAGGGATTTGAAGGCCACAGCCCAGGCTTTTCAGGCCGAAGGCAAAGTTTCATCTGATCCTGTTG CTATTGACGCACCGGGAGGTTTTCTTTTCGAATGGTGGTCAGTTTTCTGGGATATCTTCATTGCAAGAACCAATGAGAAGCATTCTGAGGTTGCTGCTTCATACATTGAG ACACAGTTAATAAAAGCTCgggagcagcagcagcaacagcagcagcagcagcagcagcaaccaCAGCCACACAATCCACAGCAGCACCAACTGCAAATGCAGCAGATCCTGATGCAGCGTCATgcacagcagcagcaacagcagcagcagcagcagcagcagcagcagcagcagcagcagcagcagcagcagcagcaccaGCAGCAGCCACAGCCACAGCAGCAGcctcagcagcagcagcagcagcagccacAGCAGGCacagcaacagcagcagcagcgcAGGGAGGGGCCAGGTGCAGCCCATCTATTAAATGGAAGCTCGAATGGAATGGTGGGAGGGGACCCCCTCATGAGGCAGAGCCCTGGTGTAAATGCTTTGGCCACGAAAATGTACGAGGAGAAGCTGAAACTGCCACTCCAGAGGGATGGTTTGGATGATGCTGCCATGAAG CGTTTCGGGGATAACGTGGGCCAGCTTATGGATCCTAGTCATGCATCGATCTTGAAATCTGCTGCAGCAAGTGGTCAGCCTTCAGG GCAAGTGTTGCATGGAACTGCTGGTGGGATGGCTTCACAAGTTCAAGCTAGGACTCAGCAACTACCAGGACCTGCACCA GATATCAAGCCCGAGATCAATCCAGTGCTTAATCCAAGAGCTGCTGGGCCAGAAGGATCATTGATAGGAATACCAG GATCTAATCAAGGCGGTAATAATCTCACCCTGAAAGGATGGCCTCTGACC GGTTACGATCCACTTCGATCAAGCCTTCTCCAGCAGCAGAAGCCCTTCATTCAGAGTCCACAGCCATTCCATCAGTTACAGATGCTGTCCCCGCAGCACCACCAGCAGCTCATGCTTGCGCAGCAGAGCTTAACCTCTCCCTCTGGGAGTGATGACAATAGGCGGATTAAAATGCTTCTAAACAGTCGTAACATGACTCTCGGGAAGGATGGGCTTCCGAATTCAGTAGGAGACATGGTTGCCAATGTCGGATCTCCTTTGCAGGCGGCTGGAGGGCCCCTTTTCCACCGTGGAGATCCTGACATGGTGCTTAAG TTGAAGATGGCCCAAttacagcagcagcagcagcagcagcagcagcaacagcaacagcagcagcagttaCAGTCAAACAGTAACATACAGCAGCAGCTTCAGCAGCACGGACTCACAAATCAGCAGCCACAGGGCTCGAATCACAATCTTCACCAGCAAGACAAAATGGGTGGGGCTGGAAGCGTGGTCATGGATGGCAGCATGTCCAACTCCTTCCGAGGAAATGATCAG GTTTCAAAAAACCAGACTGGGAGGAAAAGGAAGCAGCCCGTGTCATCTTCAGGTCCTGCCAACAGCACCGGAACTGCAAACACGACGGGTCCATCCCCAAGCTCTGCTCCCTCTACGCCCTCAACTCATACTCCCGGGGACGTAATCTCTATGCCTGCTCTGCCTCACAGTGGAAGCTCCTCGAAGCCGTTAATGATGTTTAGTACTGATGGGCCAAGCACTCTAACTTCGCCATCAAATCAGTTG GCTGATATGGACCGCTTCGTGGAGGATGGATCTCTTGATGACAATGTCGAGTCTTTTTTATCCCATGATGACATCGATCCCCGTGATACTGTGGGTCGGTGCATGGACGTTAGTAAGG GATTCACATTCACTGAAGTTAATACTGTTCGAGCAAGCACCAGCAAAGTGGTCTGCTGCCACTTCTCATCCGATGGAAAATTGCTTGCAAGTGGTGGCCACGACAAAAAA GCTGTTCTATGGTACACGGACACTCTGAAGCCTAAGACGACACTTGACGAACATGCATCTATGATCACAGATGTCCGTTTTAGCCCAAGCATGCCGCGTCTTGCCACATCCTCGTTCGATAAGACCGTCAGAGTCTGGGATGCTGACAAT CCCGGGTATTCTCTTCGGACGTTCATGGGACACAATGCAACTGTGATGTCTCTCGATTTTCACCCGAATAAGGATGATCTCATCTGCTCTTGTGATGGGGATGGTGAGATACGGTACTGGAGTATCAATAACGGGAGCTGTGCCAGAGTTTTTAAG GGAGGAATGGCCCAGATGAGATTCCAACCGCGTCTAGGGAGATATCTTGCAGCAGCTGCTGAGAATGTCGTTTCGATATTGGATGCGGAGACACAAGCTTGCCGACAAACCTTGCAG GGTCACACAAAGCCAATCCACTCTGTATGTTGGGACTCTACTGGAGACTTACTTGCATCAGTAAGTGAGGACTCTGTCAGGGTATGGACGCTCGGGTCAGGAAGTGAAGGGGACTGTGTGCATGAACTGAGCTGCAACGGCAACAAATTCCATTCGTGCGTGTTCCACCCCACATGCCCGTCATTGCTTGTGATTGGCTGTTACCAG TCATTGGAGCTCTGGAACATGTCGGAGAACAAGACGATGTCCCTGCCGGCACATGATGGGCTTATCGCTGCCTTGGCCGTGTCCAACGTGACGGGGTTGGTTGCCTCAGCCAGCCATGACAAGTCGGTCAAGCTATGGAAGTAG
- the LOC116188081 gene encoding transcriptional corepressor LEUNIG-like isoform X2, whose product MSQTNWEADKMLDVYIHDYLVKRDLKATAQAFQAEGKVSSDPVAIDAPGGFLFEWWSVFWDIFIARTNEKHSEVAASYIETQLIKAREQQQQQQQQQQQQPQPHNPQQHQLQMQQILMQRHAQQQQQQQQQQQQQQQQQQQQQQQHQQQPQPQQQPQQQQQQQPQQAQQQQQQRREGPGAAHLLNGSSNGMVGGDPLMRQSPGVNALATKMYEEKLKLPLQRDGLDDAAMKRFGDNVGQLMDPSHASILKSAAASGQPSGQVLHGTAGGMASQVQARTQQLPGPAPDIKPEINPVLNPRAAGPEGSLIGIPGSNQGGNNLTLKGWPLTGYDPLRSSLLQQQKPFIQSPQPFHQLQMLSPQHHQQLMLAQQSLTSPSGSDDNRRIKMLLNSRNMTLGKDGLPNSVGDMVANVGSPLQAAGGPLFHRGDPDMVLKLKMAQLQQQQQQQQQQQQQQQQLQSNSNIQQQLQQHGLTNQQPQGSNHNLHQQDKMGGAGSVVMDGSMSNSFRGNDQTGRKRKQPVSSSGPANSTGTANTTGPSPSSAPSTPSTHTPGDVISMPALPHSGSSSKPLMMFSTDGPSTLTSPSNQLADMDRFVEDGSLDDNVESFLSHDDIDPRDTVGRCMDVSKGFTFTEVNTVRASTSKVVCCHFSSDGKLLASGGHDKKAVLWYTDTLKPKTTLDEHASMITDVRFSPSMPRLATSSFDKTVRVWDADNPGYSLRTFMGHNATVMSLDFHPNKDDLICSCDGDGEIRYWSINNGSCARVFKGGMAQMRFQPRLGRYLAAAAENVVSILDAETQACRQTLQGHTKPIHSVCWDSTGDLLASVSEDSVRVWTLGSGSEGDCVHELSCNGNKFHSCVFHPTCPSLLVIGCYQSLELWNMSENKTMSLPAHDGLIAALAVSNVTGLVASASHDKSVKLWK is encoded by the exons GTTAGATGTGTATATCCACGATTATTTGGTGAAGAGGGATTTGAAGGCCACAGCCCAGGCTTTTCAGGCCGAAGGCAAAGTTTCATCTGATCCTGTTG CTATTGACGCACCGGGAGGTTTTCTTTTCGAATGGTGGTCAGTTTTCTGGGATATCTTCATTGCAAGAACCAATGAGAAGCATTCTGAGGTTGCTGCTTCATACATTGAG ACACAGTTAATAAAAGCTCgggagcagcagcagcaacagcagcagcagcagcagcagcaaccaCAGCCACACAATCCACAGCAGCACCAACTGCAAATGCAGCAGATCCTGATGCAGCGTCATgcacagcagcagcaacagcagcagcagcagcagcagcagcagcagcagcagcagcagcagcagcagcagcagcaccaGCAGCAGCCACAGCCACAGCAGCAGcctcagcagcagcagcagcagcagccacAGCAGGCacagcaacagcagcagcagcgcAGGGAGGGGCCAGGTGCAGCCCATCTATTAAATGGAAGCTCGAATGGAATGGTGGGAGGGGACCCCCTCATGAGGCAGAGCCCTGGTGTAAATGCTTTGGCCACGAAAATGTACGAGGAGAAGCTGAAACTGCCACTCCAGAGGGATGGTTTGGATGATGCTGCCATGAAG CGTTTCGGGGATAACGTGGGCCAGCTTATGGATCCTAGTCATGCATCGATCTTGAAATCTGCTGCAGCAAGTGGTCAGCCTTCAGG GCAAGTGTTGCATGGAACTGCTGGTGGGATGGCTTCACAAGTTCAAGCTAGGACTCAGCAACTACCAGGACCTGCACCA GATATCAAGCCCGAGATCAATCCAGTGCTTAATCCAAGAGCTGCTGGGCCAGAAGGATCATTGATAGGAATACCAG GATCTAATCAAGGCGGTAATAATCTCACCCTGAAAGGATGGCCTCTGACC GGTTACGATCCACTTCGATCAAGCCTTCTCCAGCAGCAGAAGCCCTTCATTCAGAGTCCACAGCCATTCCATCAGTTACAGATGCTGTCCCCGCAGCACCACCAGCAGCTCATGCTTGCGCAGCAGAGCTTAACCTCTCCCTCTGGGAGTGATGACAATAGGCGGATTAAAATGCTTCTAAACAGTCGTAACATGACTCTCGGGAAGGATGGGCTTCCGAATTCAGTAGGAGACATGGTTGCCAATGTCGGATCTCCTTTGCAGGCGGCTGGAGGGCCCCTTTTCCACCGTGGAGATCCTGACATGGTGCTTAAG TTGAAGATGGCCCAAttacagcagcagcagcagcagcagcagcagcaacagcaacagcagcagcagttaCAGTCAAACAGTAACATACAGCAGCAGCTTCAGCAGCACGGACTCACAAATCAGCAGCCACAGGGCTCGAATCACAATCTTCACCAGCAAGACAAAATGGGTGGGGCTGGAAGCGTGGTCATGGATGGCAGCATGTCCAACTCCTTCCGAGGAAATGATCAG ACTGGGAGGAAAAGGAAGCAGCCCGTGTCATCTTCAGGTCCTGCCAACAGCACCGGAACTGCAAACACGACGGGTCCATCCCCAAGCTCTGCTCCCTCTACGCCCTCAACTCATACTCCCGGGGACGTAATCTCTATGCCTGCTCTGCCTCACAGTGGAAGCTCCTCGAAGCCGTTAATGATGTTTAGTACTGATGGGCCAAGCACTCTAACTTCGCCATCAAATCAGTTG GCTGATATGGACCGCTTCGTGGAGGATGGATCTCTTGATGACAATGTCGAGTCTTTTTTATCCCATGATGACATCGATCCCCGTGATACTGTGGGTCGGTGCATGGACGTTAGTAAGG GATTCACATTCACTGAAGTTAATACTGTTCGAGCAAGCACCAGCAAAGTGGTCTGCTGCCACTTCTCATCCGATGGAAAATTGCTTGCAAGTGGTGGCCACGACAAAAAA GCTGTTCTATGGTACACGGACACTCTGAAGCCTAAGACGACACTTGACGAACATGCATCTATGATCACAGATGTCCGTTTTAGCCCAAGCATGCCGCGTCTTGCCACATCCTCGTTCGATAAGACCGTCAGAGTCTGGGATGCTGACAAT CCCGGGTATTCTCTTCGGACGTTCATGGGACACAATGCAACTGTGATGTCTCTCGATTTTCACCCGAATAAGGATGATCTCATCTGCTCTTGTGATGGGGATGGTGAGATACGGTACTGGAGTATCAATAACGGGAGCTGTGCCAGAGTTTTTAAG GGAGGAATGGCCCAGATGAGATTCCAACCGCGTCTAGGGAGATATCTTGCAGCAGCTGCTGAGAATGTCGTTTCGATATTGGATGCGGAGACACAAGCTTGCCGACAAACCTTGCAG GGTCACACAAAGCCAATCCACTCTGTATGTTGGGACTCTACTGGAGACTTACTTGCATCAGTAAGTGAGGACTCTGTCAGGGTATGGACGCTCGGGTCAGGAAGTGAAGGGGACTGTGTGCATGAACTGAGCTGCAACGGCAACAAATTCCATTCGTGCGTGTTCCACCCCACATGCCCGTCATTGCTTGTGATTGGCTGTTACCAG TCATTGGAGCTCTGGAACATGTCGGAGAACAAGACGATGTCCCTGCCGGCACATGATGGGCTTATCGCTGCCTTGGCCGTGTCCAACGTGACGGGGTTGGTTGCCTCAGCCAGCCATGACAAGTCGGTCAAGCTATGGAAGTAG